One genomic window of Nitrosomonas sp. Is35 includes the following:
- a CDS encoding EamA family transporter, translated as MHLQHIALAIAVAVIWGFNFVMIKAGLEELPPILLCALRFFFAAFPAVFFIRRSNIAFRQVAAFGLVMFALQFTLLFFGMAAGTTAGLASLLLQVQVFFTILLAVMFLHEKPSGWQIAGAIIAFSGIGLVAANLGGDISALGMGLIIAAAASWSAGNLISKRLGKIDMLALVVWGSFVAWPPLLLVSFIFEQNFWDLESLSGLTWRSAAAIGYNAYPVTLLGFAAWNWLMSHYPAATVAPFSLLVPVFGFASSAWVLNEPIHPWKIGAATLIIAGLCINLLATRLAARNYRS; from the coding sequence ATGCACCTGCAGCATATTGCGCTGGCCATCGCGGTGGCGGTGATCTGGGGATTCAATTTCGTCATGATCAAGGCCGGGCTTGAGGAGTTGCCGCCGATTCTGCTGTGCGCGTTGCGGTTCTTTTTTGCGGCGTTTCCGGCGGTCTTCTTCATCCGGCGGTCTAACATCGCTTTCCGGCAAGTGGCAGCTTTCGGGTTGGTCATGTTCGCGTTGCAATTCACTTTGCTATTTTTTGGCATGGCTGCTGGAACAACAGCAGGTCTCGCTTCGTTGCTGTTGCAAGTTCAGGTGTTTTTTACCATCTTGCTGGCCGTCATGTTTTTGCATGAAAAGCCGTCCGGCTGGCAGATCGCCGGGGCGATTATTGCATTCTCCGGTATCGGGCTTGTCGCCGCCAATCTGGGCGGCGATATTTCGGCGCTGGGCATGGGGTTGATCATTGCAGCAGCGGCTTCGTGGAGTGCGGGCAATCTGATTTCCAAACGGCTTGGTAAGATTGATATGCTGGCGCTGGTCGTTTGGGGAAGTTTCGTTGCATGGCCGCCGCTTTTGCTGGTGTCATTCATCTTTGAACAAAACTTCTGGGATCTCGAAAGTTTATCCGGGCTCACGTGGCGCTCTGCCGCCGCCATTGGCTATAATGCGTACCCGGTTACCCTGCTGGGCTTTGCGGCGTGGAACTGGTTAATGAGTCATTATCCGGCGGCGACAGTGGCGCCATTTTCGCTGCTTGTGCCGGTGTTTGGGTTTGCGAGTTCCGCATGGGTATTGAACGAACCCATCCATCCGTGGAAAATCGGTGCCGCCACTTTAATTATTGCGGGTCTTTGTATAAATTTGCTGGCAACCCGCCTCGCCGCACGCAACTACCGGAGTTAA
- a CDS encoding GH36-type glycosyl hydrolase domain-containing protein, with translation MKEFEFSARTRNILHNAQDTELLRSELFSIEQLKRHGATLAGQYEIDPHPGPDRLLPRLADNERILLAAYDVVTAAAPGQRIIPAEAWLLDNFYLIEQQIGQARRHLPRGYSRQLPRLANGPSAGFPRIYDLALQLISHMDGRVDKENVTQFIAAYQTVEPLKLGELWAFPIMLQLALIENLRRVALRIARRREDLNTAISWADRMLATAENKPKQLIQLLAEFANADVPLTAPFVEEFYARLQAQGPAMAFVQTWLEQKLLEQGVTATQLSESAGRTAAANQISIANSIGSLRVIDTMNWRDYVELLSVVEEILREDPAGMHICQDFATRDRYRHVIEDVARSSSHSEPEVAREAIVLAQAAAERLDVSDRTAHVGYYLISHGRLVLERATGFRPSWKLRISRASRHFNLFLYLGPILLLSVLTASAALFAFDDLGLQDWRYWFFAMTGIIAASALAVPLVNLFVTLIFPPRTLPRLDFSSGIPAAHRTMVVVPTLLSKPQEIDDLLEALEIRYLGNRDSNLFFALLTDFRDAPQCTQPEDDALLAYARTAVQRLNAAYQDDRPCIFYWFHRPRVWNPYEQVWMGYERKRGKLEQFNALLRGAAKTAFSEIAGEISILESIQYVITLDTDTQLPRDAARTLIGNIAHPLNRPVYDTEKRRIVEGYAILQPRVSISLTSAGQSRFTKLFAGESGIDPYSREVSDVYQDIFGEGSFIGKGIYDVDAFRQAVDGCFPENLILSHDLLESGYARCALVTDVDLIEEHPASYAIEASRRHRWIRGDWQLAGWLLPHVPGPPGSEQAKTKRQPNPLTALLIWKIFDNLRRSLVSPSLLALLAGGWLFGPGHAWFWTLLAASVVFLPILLGTLIEFIRKPAERDWLVHINLTGILAGRPITLAVLTLILLPYDALISLGAIVRSGLRMLFTRHGLMLWHLPSYTHRNARRTLADFVQEMWIGPASAVLLFLLLAHNQSAGLLSCAPVLLGWLLSPVVGWWISKPLSSPVPQLTADQLVFLRTSARRTWRYFAQFAGPQDNWLPPDNFQEHPAKAIATRTSPTNIGMSLLADLAAYDFGYISAGEFLHRTQNTLETMEKLERYSGHFYNWYDTRTLKPLHPQYISSVDSGNLAGSLLTLQAGLIELKDQPVLSANAFQGLQDTLSVLAEHVPASPASNLAQRVKALEDNLRTLIANGPPHTLAAVDSSLEKIRFIGEELVTWLPANIDIDGELYYWVRAFNQQISALQEDLRYLVPEPQNFHHIPALLELIKGNAADTETQLPTGTIRSARERITLINDLADRCRKLAIMDFEFLYDKSRDLLAIGYDVGERRRDQSCYDLLASEARLASFLLIAQGQIPQRHWFSLGRLLTSHGSNVSLISWSGSMFEYLMPRLIMPSYENTLLEQTCKAAVLRQIEYGRQRDVPWGISESCYNTTDLHQVYQYRAFGVPGLGFKRGLGDDLVIAPYASALALTVMPREACVNLQMLAANGLLGAYGFYEAVDYTPSRVPRGKTRSIVRTFMAHHQGMSLLAFAHVLLDHPMERRFMSDPLAQATKLLLQERVPKKGATLHPHAAEVSAAARPAAAEAGAIMRVFTNPDTLIPEVHLLSNGQYHVMATHAGGGYSRWRDMAVTRWREDATSDSWGTFIYLRDRDSGQYWSTAYQPTLRKADHYEAIFVQARAEYRRRDQAIETHTEISVSPEDNVEIRRVTLTNQSLRIRHIEVTSYAEVVLAALNSDLAHRTFSNLFVQTEIVPDKQAILCTRRRRTPEEQIPWMFHLMAAPGAVIGEPSYETDRAKFIGRGRTAFNPVVLDKNNRSSVLSNTDGSVLDPIVSIRRTITLLPDESATVQIISGVASTREGALALLENYCDRHFVERAFEMAWFQSQEVLRLINATETDAQIYGRLASSIIFSNALRRAAPSIIARNQLGQSGLWRFAISGDLPIVLIRIGNLNRIDLVKQALQAHAYWRMKGLAVDLVIVNEDFSGYRATLHDQVIGLINAGSDGQIIDKPGGVFVRRTEELTEDERVLLQTAARIVFSDTSETLIEPLERRISSERVSDLLEPRLLPVSEPVTPLPIRERIFYNGLGGFTPDGREYVITLEPGKSTPAPWVNVIASPHIGTVVSESGSAYTWVENAHEFRLTTWHNDPLSDSSGEMFYIRDDDSGVFWSPTPLPSGGQSGYVCRHGFGYSVFEHYQVGISSELHTYVAMNAPVKFVVIKLRNHSKRARRLSLTGYWELVLGEWRHTNLMHIVTEVEPHSGALLARNAYGREYAKRVVFVKVSEQECSVTGNRTEFIGRNGLLSNPAAMRRKRLSGKTGAGLDPCAAIQTQIELAAGQEREIVFLFGAAQSTGEAQQFIEQYGGISGARQALEEVWNYWNHTLSAVRVETPDPALDVLTNGWLIYQTLSCRFWGRSGYYQSGGAYGFRDQLQDSMALIHATPWLARDQLIRCAGRQFLQGDVQHWWHPPNGQGVRTHFSDDYLWLPYVTCHYVLATGDTGVLDESIHFLEGRELYPEEEAYYDQPQRSAEAASLYEHCIRAIKHGLRFGEHQLPLIGCGDWNDGMNHVGRDGKGESVWLAWFLYANLQLFSGLAQSRGDQAFADVCDEQAKLLSNHIEANAWDGEWYRRAYFDDGTPLGSSSNDECQIDSISQSWAVISGGGNTVRARQAMTAVDKRLIRRDKQLAQLFDPPFDQSELEPGYIKGYVPGIRENGGQYTHAAIWSAMAFALLGDRERTWELFAMLNPLNHGRTPAEIERYKVEPYVMCADIYGVAPHVGRGGWTWYTGAAGWMYRLTVETLLGLRLEVDHLRITPCIPAQWKSYIIHYRFRETFYHITVKCNGTELSHAMHITVDGNVIDSIVTGKPGRPQGMIPLVNDRQVHHVAVDLS, from the coding sequence ATCAAAGAGTTCGAATTTTCAGCACGTACACGAAACATACTCCACAATGCCCAGGATACGGAGTTATTACGCTCCGAGCTGTTCAGCATCGAGCAATTGAAACGTCACGGCGCAACGCTGGCTGGACAGTACGAGATCGATCCGCATCCTGGACCAGACCGGTTGTTGCCGCGATTAGCGGACAATGAACGCATCCTGCTAGCGGCCTATGACGTTGTGACCGCGGCAGCACCGGGACAACGAATCATTCCGGCGGAGGCTTGGCTGCTTGATAATTTTTATCTCATCGAACAGCAAATTGGTCAAGCGCGCCGGCATTTGCCACGCGGATACAGCCGCCAATTGCCGCGATTGGCAAATGGCCCGTCAGCCGGTTTTCCCCGCATTTATGATTTGGCATTGCAATTGATTTCCCACATGGATGGCCGTGTCGACAAGGAAAACGTCACCCAATTTATCGCCGCCTACCAGACAGTAGAACCGTTAAAACTCGGTGAATTATGGGCATTCCCGATCATGTTGCAGCTGGCGTTGATAGAAAACCTCCGCCGCGTCGCATTGCGTATCGCCCGCCGCCGCGAAGATCTCAACACGGCCATCAGCTGGGCGGATCGCATGCTTGCGACCGCTGAGAATAAGCCGAAGCAGCTGATCCAATTGCTGGCCGAATTCGCCAATGCCGATGTACCCTTGACTGCGCCGTTTGTAGAGGAATTCTATGCCCGGCTCCAGGCTCAAGGACCTGCGATGGCATTCGTTCAAACCTGGCTTGAACAAAAGCTGTTAGAACAAGGTGTAACGGCAACACAACTATCAGAGTCGGCCGGCCGCACCGCAGCGGCCAATCAGATCTCCATCGCCAACAGTATCGGCAGTCTGCGTGTTATCGATACCATGAACTGGCGGGATTACGTTGAGTTACTCAGTGTTGTCGAAGAGATATTGCGTGAAGATCCGGCGGGGATGCACATCTGCCAGGATTTTGCCACCCGCGACCGCTACCGGCATGTCATCGAGGATGTGGCAAGGAGCAGCTCGCACAGTGAACCGGAAGTGGCACGGGAAGCTATTGTTCTGGCCCAGGCAGCGGCAGAACGGCTTGATGTCAGTGATCGTACCGCCCATGTTGGATATTATCTGATCAGTCACGGCCGGCTGGTACTGGAACGCGCAACCGGTTTCCGGCCCTCGTGGAAATTACGGATTAGCCGCGCGAGCCGGCATTTCAATCTATTCCTTTATCTGGGTCCGATTCTGCTGCTCAGCGTATTGACTGCATCGGCCGCACTGTTTGCGTTCGACGATCTCGGGCTGCAAGACTGGCGCTATTGGTTTTTTGCGATGACCGGCATCATTGCGGCATCGGCATTGGCGGTGCCACTGGTCAATTTATTCGTTACGCTTATTTTTCCTCCGCGCACATTGCCAAGGCTGGATTTTTCCAGTGGTATCCCAGCGGCTCACCGCACCATGGTGGTCGTTCCCACTTTGCTGAGCAAACCGCAGGAAATCGATGATCTGCTCGAAGCCCTGGAGATCCGCTATCTCGGCAATCGTGACTCCAATCTGTTCTTTGCCTTGCTGACGGATTTCCGCGATGCGCCGCAATGCACACAACCGGAAGATGACGCATTACTGGCGTATGCGCGTACAGCTGTGCAGAGACTCAATGCCGCTTACCAAGACGACCGTCCGTGCATTTTCTATTGGTTTCACCGCCCGCGGGTGTGGAACCCTTACGAACAAGTATGGATGGGCTACGAGCGCAAGCGCGGCAAACTGGAGCAATTCAATGCCTTACTGCGCGGCGCAGCCAAAACGGCATTTTCGGAGATCGCCGGAGAGATTTCCATCTTGGAATCGATCCAATACGTCATCACGCTGGATACCGACACGCAGCTTCCCCGCGATGCGGCACGCACTCTGATCGGTAACATCGCCCATCCGCTCAACCGGCCGGTATACGATACTGAAAAGCGGCGCATCGTCGAAGGCTATGCGATTCTGCAACCACGTGTTTCCATCAGCTTAACCAGCGCGGGCCAATCGCGGTTTACAAAATTGTTTGCCGGTGAATCGGGCATTGATCCCTATTCACGCGAAGTATCCGATGTGTATCAAGATATTTTTGGCGAGGGGTCATTCATCGGTAAAGGGATTTACGATGTGGATGCCTTTCGTCAGGCTGTCGATGGCTGTTTTCCCGAAAACCTTATTCTGAGCCACGACTTGCTGGAAAGCGGATATGCCCGTTGCGCGCTGGTAACCGATGTTGATCTCATCGAAGAACATCCGGCCAGTTACGCCATAGAAGCCAGCCGTCGGCACCGCTGGATACGCGGCGATTGGCAACTTGCGGGCTGGTTGCTGCCGCACGTACCCGGGCCACCCGGCTCCGAACAAGCAAAAACAAAGCGGCAACCGAATCCGCTCACTGCATTATTAATATGGAAAATATTCGACAACCTCCGGCGCAGCCTCGTGTCGCCGTCGCTGTTGGCTTTACTGGCAGGAGGCTGGCTATTCGGTCCGGGACACGCATGGTTCTGGACTCTGCTGGCCGCAAGCGTAGTGTTTTTGCCCATCTTGCTGGGAACGCTGATCGAATTCATCCGTAAACCGGCAGAACGGGATTGGCTGGTGCACATTAATTTGACCGGCATTTTAGCAGGCCGCCCCATTACGCTCGCTGTGCTGACTTTGATTCTACTGCCATACGATGCGTTGATCAGTCTGGGTGCAATCGTGCGTTCGGGATTGCGCATGTTGTTTACGCGTCACGGCTTGATGCTGTGGCACTTGCCATCCTATACGCATCGCAATGCGCGCCGCACCTTGGCCGATTTTGTGCAGGAGATGTGGATCGGACCGGCCTCGGCGGTGTTGTTGTTCCTGTTATTGGCACACAATCAATCCGCTGGATTGTTGTCCTGCGCACCGGTTTTGTTAGGCTGGTTATTGTCACCGGTTGTTGGCTGGTGGATCAGCAAACCGCTTTCATCGCCAGTACCTCAACTGACGGCCGATCAGCTTGTGTTTCTGCGCACATCCGCCCGGCGGACGTGGCGCTACTTCGCGCAGTTTGCGGGTCCGCAGGACAATTGGCTGCCACCCGACAATTTTCAGGAGCATCCGGCCAAAGCTATTGCCACACGCACATCTCCAACGAATATCGGCATGTCATTGCTGGCCGATTTGGCTGCATATGATTTTGGTTATATCTCCGCGGGCGAATTCCTGCATCGGACTCAAAACACCCTGGAAACGATGGAAAAGCTGGAACGCTACTCCGGCCATTTTTACAACTGGTATGACACGCGCACACTTAAACCATTGCACCCGCAATATATTTCTTCCGTGGATAGCGGCAATCTGGCCGGTAGTTTGCTCACTTTGCAAGCAGGATTGATCGAGTTGAAAGATCAACCGGTTCTTTCAGCCAATGCGTTTCAAGGGTTGCAGGATACCTTGTCTGTGCTCGCAGAGCATGTACCCGCATCACCTGCCTCGAATCTTGCACAGCGTGTCAAAGCGCTTGAAGATAATCTGCGCACACTGATAGCGAATGGGCCGCCGCACACATTGGCAGCTGTGGATAGCTCGCTGGAGAAAATTCGTTTTATTGGCGAAGAGTTGGTGACCTGGCTGCCTGCAAATATCGATATCGATGGCGAACTGTATTACTGGGTACGGGCATTCAATCAGCAAATTAGCGCACTCCAAGAGGATCTTCGATACTTGGTACCTGAACCGCAGAATTTTCACCACATTCCGGCATTGCTGGAATTGATCAAGGGAAATGCGGCAGATACTGAAACGCAGCTTCCAACCGGAACCATCAGAAGTGCACGGGAACGAATCACTCTTATCAATGATCTGGCGGATCGTTGCCGCAAGCTCGCGATCATGGATTTTGAGTTTCTCTATGACAAATCGCGCGACTTGCTGGCCATCGGCTACGATGTAGGCGAACGGCGCCGCGATCAATCCTGTTACGATCTGCTGGCTTCCGAAGCGCGCTTAGCCAGTTTCTTGCTCATCGCGCAAGGACAGATACCGCAAAGGCATTGGTTTTCACTTGGCCGTCTGCTGACCAGTCATGGCAGTAACGTGAGCCTGATTTCCTGGAGCGGCTCAATGTTCGAGTACCTGATGCCGCGTCTGATTATGCCCAGTTACGAAAACACGTTATTGGAGCAAACCTGCAAAGCCGCCGTGTTGCGCCAGATCGAATACGGCAGGCAACGCGATGTACCATGGGGAATTTCCGAATCCTGCTATAACACCACCGACCTGCATCAAGTCTATCAATATAGGGCATTCGGTGTGCCAGGACTGGGCTTCAAGCGAGGCCTGGGAGATGATCTGGTCATTGCGCCTTACGCCAGCGCGCTGGCGTTGACCGTGATGCCGCGCGAAGCGTGCGTTAACCTGCAAATGCTAGCTGCCAATGGCTTACTCGGCGCGTATGGATTTTATGAGGCCGTCGATTACACGCCATCGCGCGTGCCGCGTGGCAAGACACGTTCTATTGTGCGCACCTTCATGGCGCATCACCAAGGCATGAGCCTGCTGGCCTTCGCGCATGTATTGCTCGATCATCCGATGGAACGCCGCTTTATGTCCGATCCGCTCGCCCAAGCGACAAAATTGTTGCTGCAAGAACGTGTACCGAAGAAAGGCGCAACATTACATCCTCATGCGGCGGAAGTCAGCGCCGCAGCGCGCCCGGCGGCCGCAGAAGCCGGTGCTATCATGCGGGTTTTCACCAACCCGGACACGCTGATACCGGAAGTGCATCTATTGTCCAACGGTCAGTATCACGTCATGGCGACTCATGCCGGTGGCGGTTACAGCCGCTGGCGCGATATGGCCGTTACCCGCTGGCGCGAGGATGCCACTTCCGATAGCTGGGGCACCTTCATTTATTTGCGTGATCGTGATTCCGGACAGTATTGGTCCACCGCGTATCAGCCCACGCTGCGCAAAGCCGATCACTATGAAGCGATTTTCGTACAAGCGCGCGCGGAATACCGCCGCCGCGATCAGGCGATTGAAACGCACACTGAGATCAGCGTTTCACCCGAGGACAATGTGGAAATCCGCCGTGTCACGCTCACTAACCAATCACTCCGTATCCGTCACATTGAAGTAACGAGTTATGCGGAAGTAGTGCTGGCAGCGCTGAATTCAGACCTGGCTCATCGCACGTTCAGTAATTTGTTCGTGCAAACGGAAATAGTCCCCGATAAACAGGCGATTCTCTGCACACGGCGGCGGCGCACACCGGAAGAACAGATTCCCTGGATGTTTCATCTCATGGCGGCACCGGGTGCGGTAATTGGCGAGCCGTCTTATGAAACGGACCGTGCGAAATTCATCGGGCGCGGGCGGACGGCGTTTAATCCAGTGGTATTGGATAAGAATAATCGTTCGTCAGTCTTGTCGAACACGGACGGTTCGGTGCTTGATCCGATCGTATCCATCCGCCGCACCATTACTTTGCTGCCGGATGAATCGGCCACGGTGCAGATCATCTCGGGTGTGGCAAGTACGCGTGAAGGCGCTTTGGCGTTGCTGGAAAATTATTGCGACCGGCACTTCGTGGAACGCGCTTTTGAAATGGCATGGTTCCAGAGTCAGGAAGTGCTGCGCCTCATCAACGCCACCGAAACCGATGCGCAGATCTACGGCCGCCTTGCGAGCTCCATCATATTCAGCAATGCATTGCGGCGCGCTGCTCCCAGCATCATTGCCCGCAACCAGTTGGGTCAATCCGGGCTTTGGCGCTTTGCTATTTCAGGTGATTTACCGATCGTACTGATTAGAATCGGTAACCTGAATCGTATCGATTTGGTCAAACAAGCGCTGCAAGCGCATGCCTACTGGCGCATGAAAGGCTTGGCCGTCGACCTGGTGATCGTGAACGAAGATTTTTCGGGTTACCGGGCAACTTTGCACGACCAGGTCATAGGTTTGATTAATGCGGGATCGGACGGGCAAATCATTGACAAGCCCGGCGGGGTTTTCGTGCGGCGTACCGAAGAACTGACCGAAGATGAAAGAGTCTTGCTCCAGACGGCTGCTCGTATCGTATTTAGCGACACGTCCGAAACATTGATCGAGCCATTGGAACGCCGCATATCATCCGAACGGGTTTCGGATCTCCTGGAGCCCCGGTTACTGCCGGTCTCTGAACCAGTAACCCCGTTGCCAATACGCGAACGGATATTTTACAACGGTTTGGGGGGATTTACGCCCGATGGGCGCGAGTATGTCATTACGTTGGAACCCGGTAAAAGTACGCCCGCACCGTGGGTCAATGTCATTGCCAGTCCGCACATCGGCACGGTTGTGAGTGAGAGCGGCAGTGCCTATACCTGGGTGGAAAACGCGCACGAATTCCGCTTGACCACTTGGCACAACGATCCACTGAGCGACAGCAGCGGTGAAATGTTCTACATCCGCGATGACGATAGCGGGGTGTTCTGGTCACCAACGCCCTTGCCAAGCGGCGGTCAATCCGGATATGTATGCCGCCATGGGTTTGGATACAGCGTATTCGAACATTACCAGGTGGGGATTTCTTCGGAACTGCATACCTATGTCGCTATGAATGCGCCGGTGAAATTCGTGGTGATCAAGCTACGCAATCATTCCAAGCGCGCACGGCGATTATCGCTAACCGGCTACTGGGAACTGGTACTCGGTGAATGGCGGCACACTAATTTAATGCACATTGTGACTGAAGTGGAGCCGCATAGTGGAGCGCTGTTGGCTCGCAACGCGTACGGCCGCGAATACGCCAAACGAGTTGTCTTTGTGAAAGTGAGCGAACAAGAATGCTCAGTGACCGGAAATCGCACCGAGTTCATTGGCCGCAATGGCTTGTTGTCGAATCCAGCGGCAATGCGGCGCAAACGCTTGTCCGGCAAGACAGGCGCAGGTCTCGATCCATGCGCTGCAATCCAGACGCAAATCGAACTGGCTGCAGGACAAGAACGCGAAATCGTGTTTCTCTTCGGCGCAGCGCAAAGCACCGGCGAAGCGCAGCAGTTTATCGAACAATATGGTGGAATTTCAGGCGCCCGGCAAGCATTGGAAGAGGTGTGGAACTACTGGAACCACACGCTGAGCGCGGTACGTGTAGAAACACCGGATCCTGCTTTGGATGTTCTGACCAATGGCTGGCTTATCTACCAAACACTATCCTGCCGGTTCTGGGGCCGTAGCGGATATTATCAGTCCGGTGGCGCGTACGGTTTCCGCGATCAATTGCAGGACAGTATGGCACTGATTCATGCCACACCGTGGCTTGCCCGTGATCAACTCATACGTTGCGCCGGACGGCAATTTCTGCAAGGCGATGTGCAGCACTGGTGGCATCCCCCCAACGGGCAAGGCGTGCGCACGCATTTTTCCGATGATTATCTGTGGCTGCCGTATGTGACCTGCCATTATGTGCTGGCGACTGGCGATACCGGTGTACTGGATGAATCGATCCACTTTCTGGAAGGCCGCGAGTTATATCCGGAAGAAGAAGCGTACTACGACCAGCCTCAGCGTTCCGCAGAAGCAGCAAGCCTTTACGAGCATTGCATACGCGCCATTAAACATGGCCTGCGCTTTGGGGAACATCAGTTACCCCTGATAGGATGCGGAGACTGGAATGATGGCATGAATCATGTCGGCCGCGATGGCAAGGGCGAAAGTGTCTGGCTGGCATGGTTCTTGTACGCAAACCTTCAGCTGTTTTCCGGCTTGGCACAGAGCCGGGGAGACCAAGCTTTCGCCGATGTTTGTGACGAACAGGCTAAATTGCTGAGCAACCATATCGAGGCCAATGCCTGGGACGGAGAATGGTACCGGCGAGCCTATTTCGATGACGGCACACCGCTCGGCTCGTCCAGCAACGATGAATGTCAAATCGATTCAATCAGTCAGAGCTGGGCAGTCATTTCAGGTGGCGGAAACACCGTGCGTGCCCGGCAAGCGATGACAGCAGTCGACAAGCGCCTGATACGGCGCGATAAGCAGCTAGCTCAGCTGTTCGATCCTCCCTTTGATCAATCAGAACTTGAACCCGGGTATATCAAGGGTTATGTTCCCGGCATCCGTGAAAATGGCGGGCAGTATACCCATGCTGCGATTTGGTCTGCGATGGCATTTGCCCTGCTAGGTGACCGGGAACGCACCTGGGAATTGTTTGCCATGCTCAATCCCCTTAACCACGGCCGGACACCGGCGGAGATCGAGCGTTATAAAGTCGAGCCGTACGTCATGTGCGCGGATATTTATGGGGTAGCACCCCATGTCGGACGAGGCGGTTGGACTTGGTATACCGGTGCAGCAGGCTGGATGTACCGGCTGACCGTGGAAACACTGCTCGGTCTGCGATTGGAAGTAGACCATTTACGCATAACCCCGTGCATCCCGGCGCAGTGGAAGTCGTACATCATCCACTACCGCTTTCGTGAGACTTTCTATCACATCACCGTTAAATGCAACGGTACGGAATTAAGTCATGCGATGCATATAACGGTGGATGGTAACGTGATCGATAGCATAGTCACCGGTAAGCCAGGACGGCCACAAGGTATGATTCCGCTTGTAAATGACCGGCAGGTTCACCACGTTGCGGTGGATTTGAGTTAA
- a CDS encoding class I SAM-dependent methyltransferase, translating into MDKRPTFIPAFHFHWLTRYYDPMMRWLFPESGIKAALIAQAKVQSGQTVLDMGCGTGTLTLLIKQTEPGAVVHALDMDLQALNIAREKIEKAEQNITLQQGSATCLPYPDESFDRVFASLMLHHLTREDKQQALREAFRVLKPGGELHVADFGAPHDAGMWLISWFVRWFEEIHDHMLGLLPVFMADAGFDPVREVAFYRTLVGPISLYFASKPASNDVARMGVI; encoded by the coding sequence ATGGACAAACGGCCCACTTTCATCCCGGCGTTCCATTTTCACTGGCTGACGCGTTACTACGATCCTATGATGCGGTGGCTCTTTCCCGAATCGGGAATCAAGGCGGCATTGATTGCGCAAGCCAAAGTGCAGTCCGGGCAGACAGTTTTGGACATGGGTTGCGGTACCGGAACGCTGACGTTGCTGATCAAACAAACCGAACCGGGTGCGGTAGTTCATGCACTGGATATGGATTTGCAGGCTTTGAACATCGCACGCGAAAAGATCGAGAAAGCGGAGCAAAACATCACCCTGCAACAAGGTTCGGCAACCTGTCTGCCTTATCCGGATGAAAGTTTTGATCGTGTATTCGCCAGTTTGATGCTGCATCATCTGACGAGAGAAGATAAGCAGCAAGCGCTCCGGGAAGCGTTTCGCGTGCTCAAGCCCGGCGGCGAGCTGCATGTGGCGGATTTTGGCGCGCCGCATGATGCCGGCATGTGGTTGATTTCTTGGTTCGTGCGCTGGTTTGAAGAGATTCACGATCATATGCTGGGTCTGCTGCCGGTTTTTATGGCGGATGCGGGATTTGATCCAGTGCGGGAGGTTGCGTTTTACCGAACCTTGGTAGGTCCCATCTCCTTATACTTTGCCAGCAAACCCGCAAGTAACGATGTAGCGAGGATGGGAGTCATATGA